From the Mya arenaria isolate MELC-2E11 chromosome 17, ASM2691426v1 genome, the window TTAGAAATATACACAGCAAATAAACACCGTATGTTTATGTCCAAAACGACGCGGGTAGTTCTGAACAAACAGCGTTTTCATctcattttattaacatatttcaaaagaTCAGTTTCTTGCTTAGAGAACGTGATGAAgatgattttaaaagtatttggaaacaatatttaaatttagctTTGGCTTCTTACAAGGTAGAGAGAGATTCCTACTTACGGACAGATAATAAGGGAGACATAAGATTGACATACAAAAGCTGGCTGAAATATACTGATTCTATCTTGTCCTAGACAGATGTCTAAAGATTGCATTGTTCATAATAATCATGTCACATTTAGAACACGATATTGGTGCACCCTTTCAAATCCCGGGGTGCGTATGTTGGTGTAACAAAGCCACCACTTGGGGCGCTGATCCTTAAAAATCTTTTTTCGCATctcattttgatgaaaatcggAACATGTTTTTTCGCTCttgtaatgtatataacatCCAAATATCGTGTTACACCATGTATTAAGCCCAGACCGCTGAATTTTAGCCACTTTTGACATGCTTCATCCCAGTTTGAGTGTTTGTAATAATCTTGGGAAATAACATATTTGTGGCTGTGACTGTAATTGATACACGTAACACACGCAACTAGTTGTAATgagattttaaattaaaataaatgtgctgTAACTCATGGAGTATCAACCTTATCAGGACGTTACGACCTGTAACAATCCTAGAACGCGGATTGTTTTCACGGGTTTGACATGTAACACCCATTGACATCCCCTAATGTGATAGGAAGTTACAACCTGAAGAAAGAAAACAATCCTATTTGAGGCGGTTAATGCAATTGTTATACGTATAATAAGAGTAGTAGTGTGTAACAAAGTATTGAAAAGAAGTGATTTATTTCCTCAGTGGAATATTAAGAAAcgtatgttttgtatttatccCCCGCATATAGTCCGAATGCTACTAATACTGATTTAGCCATTTTATCTTGATTAGGTACTAAAAAGCTTTTTCGACCTGTAAGgcaatatatgtatgttttgacaacttgaatattcaataatcaataattattatgtgAATTGTTTGATGCCTGGTTACCTCATATTATTTGAGCATAATTTTAACTAGATCTAGAGATCAAATGATCACACACTGTTTTCATGATGTTCTTAATTTAAATCATGTTCCTTACATATTTGTTATCAGGAAGCTATCACCTTTCCGTTTATAGGTCACTAGGCACGATCGATTATTATAATATACTTAATAAGTTATTAGTATTATATCAGAGAACTAGCTTTAATAGAAGTGGATATTTATCAACCCTCTTCAGTTTTCGGTTCTCATGTTTTATTAAGAAGTAGTGTTTTATAAGTAAATTTCTTTATTGCATCTAAGGAAAGTTTCTTTGGCTACGAAACTATTTCTTATCCGGACGAATGCAGTTTTTAATACCTAGAATATAAGAATCGAAATGAAATAACGGAAATCATCTAAATTATTGTATCATTATCGTCGTCGCCGTTATCCTATATCCGTGAAAAAGTGTCATAATAATACAAGTATGGTTAAACCGATTTTCCATTGACAAGGTTGCAATGGTTCTTGTGTGAGTAATTAAAGTGACATGTCACTCACTTACttcgctcactcactcactcactcactcactcactcactcactcactcactcactcactcactcactcactcactcactcactcactcactcactcactcactcactcactcactcactcactcactcactcactcactcactcactcactcactcactcactcactcactcactcactcactcactcactcactcactcactcactcactcactcactcactcactcactcactcacacacTAACACACTCACTCACACACTAACACACTAACACAACTGTCACTTATTGTAACTTATGTAACCAGTAACCACATAACTCTGATCAGATGCCGTCCTGAAAACACACCTGTAACTTATTGTAACTTATGTAACCAGTAACCACATAACACTGATCAGATGCCGGTCTAAAAACACACTTGTAACTTATTGTAACTAATGTTACCACATAACTCTGATCGGAAGCCGGCCTGAACGTTCAATTCTGTCTTTTCTCTCAATATAACTGACGTTTCCAATGTTAGTGCGTAACCAAATATTTCACAGAGGAATAAtccattgttaaaaaaaatattctcattGGAACTTTGAAAATGTCCGCTGTAACAAATGTAACCACGAAACCCGATATCCCATAtaagaaaaacactttttcaaaatgctattttaatttttgtcagaTTTACCTTGTTCTTCTCTGTTACGACGCTTCTTATGTGtaagaataacaacaaaacattcacAGAATCGGAATTTTTCACTTTGTAACATGTGATACAGTAGACATAACATACGCCCCGATTGTATAAGTCTTTGCGATTGCTTTGTGTAACAATTGCACATAAAATCCACAAATTGTAATCCTATGCGTGTTACAGAGTGTTACACCATGTGAAACTCTTGTTACGTCCATGTTACATGTACTACAGAAGGCGGAAAAAGGTACTGACTTTTGTTACACGATGATACTCTTGTAATGTGTAGCAATTGCAAAAACCTCCACATATCGGATTTATGCATGTTCATGATCAAACACCTTCTCACGTTTATTTTGCGTTTGTTAAAatgtagaaaaagaaaacaaacgtcCCCATTTTACAACTACAAGCATGAGAACGTTTTATTAATGCATTGTTGGGGCTCTACACCGAGTAATTCATAATTCGTATGTTATTTGTAAATGACACACCAAAAGacacatatacacatacattacTCTGTACACATTTTAGGTAAATCAACACGTATTTAGTACGAATATCCAAAAGCTAATATATTTTTGGGTTATGTGATATGTGAGGTAAAACAAGAGATTGGTGCAACAATACTCATATCAGGGTCTATATTTGTTACATTAACgttagatatttattttatttaactttcaGTTAAAGACCAAATCTATAGATCCATATTCGGaattgctgaaatatattattgaagATACTACCATAAGAGGTGTTCAAGAAATAACGAAATATGCTTCCTCTAAAGAAGGCAAATACAGCGAACGTGCAAGTGAGATAAAGGGTGACATTGAAAAACTCAGCGATCTGTTAATGTCCAGTATAGAGGAACAAGGTGAGAGCATCATTTACGATATTATGGAAACTTCTAAAAAATCACTTGCACAGCTGGATTCGTGCGTAATCAATGCTAAGAACATTCTGATTGAGGCAACCGAAGAAGGCATATTTAAATTGACAGACACTGCTGAAAAAGCTATTACACATGGTATTGATGAACTGAAAGAAACAACTTTAGATGCGAAACGGGGACTTGAAATAAAGACTGGTAGAGGAATACAAACACTAGAAGATTCAACTGTGGCGGGTCGGGATGAACTGATCAAAACGACAATATGCGGGACAGTGGAGCTGAAAGACACATTTGAGAGGGCAAAAAACGATATGAGCGAATTTATTGGATGTGAAAAACAGAAGATAATATACGAAAGAGAAGAACAAAGAGAGTCCAAACTGAAAAAAGCAAAGTCAGGTAAGACTCTTCAGAGAAGCACTCTCTGAACAATGTATAAAGCAATCGCAGGGCATTACAGCACGTTTGTCCAATGTACACGTTTGaacaattgttatgaaacattGTTCTAAGTAACAGGATCACAGAAATGattaaaaattcattttcaataacgAGTACTTGTAGTTTTGAAAGCAACATTTTCACCATTTgcctttattgtttttaattagatGGCATCTTTGATACATCCGTGATCAGTGATGTTTATACGGTTGTATTTCTACGTTGAATTAATagatgtatacatgtaaaacataaatatatgtcaTTGCATGAGGCATAGTTAGTTATgcatatataattgaaaaagtTTCAAGTATAACAGTTGCTCAAATACAGATGTTACTGTGTACATTTAGAAATGATTATGCTTGCCATTGTTATATATTGTCCAAGCTTGAAAGCATAACCGAGATATTAAATCATACGCTTACTTTCAAAATTCAGCTTAATACATGAAGTTGAGTGTCAGGGAACAAGATCAGAATGCACAGACCATTCCTCACATGAACAAAGcataatatataaatgcttATAATTTCCATAGATTCACGttcaacaacaaacaaactatCATTTACTAGCTTGTGAGGTTAAAGAATACAAATGTTACAGATGATAAGTACGTATTTTCAGCAGTCAAATCCATTATTTAAGGAAAGGAATTAACTAAGGATACTGTTCATTGGAAAATAATCAGTGGATACAAAGTCACGATAATGAAGATTTTATTCTTCGTTTTGTTcgaaaaaaaaacctttaaagtgACGCTTAATTATTCGTGCAAAATTACGTCAATGACAAGTTTTACTACTCTGGTGTAATACTAGAAAATATGCGATGGTTATATATTACAATCGAAACGTGCACAGTTCTGTGATTAACGTTTTCCTTCAATGGTTAAATCGTATGGTTATGGTCTTAATAACATATATTCATTTGCCTAAGAAAAAAGGGCATTTTTCCtaaatatttttgctttacCTGTTGTTTCATTAATATACTAACAACATCAAATTCTCATCAAATTCAAAAGGATTTTAAAAAAGAACGTCCTATAGCAGGTTGAGGTTCGGTTTGACAAGATAATATTGATTGTACACCGAGCGAGACGTGATACCGATTTTAAGAAAAGCGTCTAATCATAatattccttttattatatGTCACATTCGCTGAGTTCCATATATTAATAAACAGGTTGAAGTAATACGTGAAACAGAAGTATTACAATGATTCGTATTTTTACAAGCTGTAGcttattgaattttttttagaatgCACATGAAAAAGAATCTGAATTATACTGACATTCTGACAGTCAATGACAGCGCATTCCGTCTATATCGTAggttttgaatgtaaaatttGTCTGATAGTATATATCTTACACAGTCATTTTTTTACCATCCTTCAAAACTAGACGTCAGTAGTACATCATCGATATTTAACGCGTGACATTAATCATTTTACAATGCATACCAAGGTCATGGCAACAGTTAAGGTTAATCGGCAATCATTCCAAAATGGCAAATTGAAGGAAATGGTGACGTTCCTGTTCCTCTCatattctttgaaatatttatattagcaTTGCCGTTTTATACGGATAGAAAAAACACACCGTTTGTACCGTAATGTAATGCCGTAATGTAATGGCTCATTTGACATGGACGTCATCAGTATACCAGagaaatactgtaaacataagACAAGCTTGAAAAAGTCGTTTTAACGCGGCCATATAAATGTCTACTAAACTGCTTAATCATTTCCAACACGAAACTGTAAGGGTAAAAGAGCAGTCTGCTTGAAATTCCCATGCACTATTTATGTGTAGGTTACTATGACAGTTGATGGGATTTTATTTGTATTCCACgaaacatatttatcatgttttgtGAGCGGTGCTATTTTATTGGGCTTCGCTATACTGTTATCTTAaacttaacatattatttacatgGCTAAATATACTTGTGAGCATTTAAAAATTTTGGCGCCCAAAGGGAGCGATACAGAAGTCGCACTGTCCGTCGGTCCCTGTTTATAACTCTTGTTTACTCAGATGTAACTGACTAAATTTTATTCGAGATTTACCGAAATATACAACAGCATGGGAATGTGGTTGTCCATAAAATGTGtgatttcatgtttttatttatttaaatcaatcatCACACATACTCGTAGAGCACAATTAGAAGATttgtgttgaaatatatttaattcaaatgaaataaaagtgtttaacttgtaacatttataagaaaatatactAATAGCCGTCCATCTAACATACCCAATCGGGGACATTTATCTCTTTCCTAGTCGATGACTGCCTTGTTACTATTAACAAAGATGTTACTGATCTTGTTAACTGTGCAGTGCAAATTAGCTTCATTTCATATCACAAGCTTTGTGTAATTAATCATCCAACCTAATTAATGTTATATCAAAGCAAGGcattgttcttattttatatcaaattattaactTATTCATCATTCAAATAGACATGTAACAATATAACAAGggcaaacatttgtttttttatttaaacattgttgtgttttatttctcatGCCTTATTTTGAAgcatctttaacaaaatatatgatatttttccagATTTACACCAACAATTGCTCAATTATTACCAGGCAACGTCTGTCACAATGAACGTTCGATTGGACATCGATGCAGCAGTAGAAGACATCTATGAAAAGCCCAAACTTATATTGAAGAACAGGAAAGACAAAGATGGTAAAATGGAAGATAAAGAGATATCAGAAATGAATGATATGTTTCTGAGCGAAAATGGCACGATGGCTAAAACAGTATTCGTGGTTGGCGAACCGGGCCGTGGAAAATCCTCTCTCTGTAAAAAGATTGTCCATAGATGGTGCGAACTGAAAAAGGACGGAAATGAGAAGACAAAGAAAGACAATCTGTTAAGCCAGTTTGGGTTCTTATTCTACATAAGGCTACGGGAGGCTGCTGATCAATGCAAAATCAAAGATATGATTTTACTGTGTTTGATTGAACGGATTCATTCAGATGATAAAGAGTCAAGTGAATTGTTAACAGAGATTTTGAAATCAGAATGTTGCCTTCTTCTGCTTGATGGCTTAGACGAGTGGACACATTGTAGCAAATGCAACCGTGATGAACGAATTCCTCATGTTGAAGCAAGTTGGATGAACTGTACAACATTGATTACAACACGACCATACAAACTAGCGGAGCTGAAACTGAATCCCTCACAACGTGGCAACCATATGCAGTTGGAGGGTGTTAAGTCACCTGAGAAACTTGTTTCGAGAATACTTAAGGAGTTGGAGAAATATGGAGGAAAACGTCCACACACCTGCGTCGAAGACCTCAAAATGAAAGGTCTCTGGCATTTCAAAGATGATCCAATCGTGCTTGTTCATATTGTTTGGCTCTGGTTCAGAGACCACCTAAACGTGAATATGTGCTTGTCTGAagtttacaagaaaataatagAAGAAAGATGGGCTGAAATGAACGACAAGAAAAAAATGGAGGAAAACGAGCTTCCAGAAGAATTTCTTGATTCTTTGAGCAAATTAGCTTTCAATAAACTGTTTTCAGCAAATGAGGATGAATCCATTGTTTTTTGCATTGCAAAGGATCAGTTAGAGAGGAAGTGTCATCAATCGTCTCTCGAATCTGGCATCATGTCATGTAGTAGTAAAATAGGTGAACGGTTGCCATTTTACCAATTTTTGCACAAATCTCTTCAAGAATACTTGTCAGCATTGTATTTGGCAAAAGGTAGCAAATCAGATTTGCTCAAACATTGTCAACATGTTCAGGAGGTGTATAGAAAATACAGGAGAGAAGGTGTGCTTAGCATGCGTCAGGTGTTTCTCTTTCTATGCAGCATGGACATAAATGCTTCTAAAGTGTTTTCGAAGTCATTAAATGAACTATTAACTGACCAGTTTGAAAGAAATGGTTTTTCTGATAAAGAAACCATAGCTTTCCAGGATATGATACTGCAAGGCTATGAGGAAGCGGAGAGAGGCGGTCACGCCGGAGCGGAGTTCTGCCTGCAGCATGTCGGCATCGTTGATTATTGGCCTTTCGATAAGAACATTAGACATCGACATACACAACACGAGACAATTTTGAACCATTGcttggataaaaaaaacactctcGTCACATTATATATATCCGGCAAATGCGACCTTCCTTCTGCTTTGCAGGGCAAGAATCATGCAAGTGTTTTGGATTTAGAGATTTACAAGAATCTAAAATTTGTTGTTTTAGACAATGTTCCATATAGAGATATCAACAAATTGAACTGGAATGGattaaaagaatgtaaaatacaattcaaCTCTTTTATTCAACCAGCAGAGAAACTGATATCTTCATTTATGTCCTCAGATGTATCATGTTTGAAAAGACTCTCAATGAAATGGATTGGTTGGGAACATGAAGCCCAGAAAACCTTCTCGAAGCTTCGACATATTGAACATCTAGACGTCACATGGAACAAGACTCTACCAAAGAATTCGAAATTTGATCTTGATCTTCGATATCTGGAAAAACTCAACTATCTGGTTTTAGATGGACTTGCTTTCTCTGACGTTTTTATTCCACATAGGCTCAATCTTCACAAGTTGAAGGTCAGTTTTAGCACACAAAAAAGAGCACCACGGTTAATGGCGGCGTTACTAGCGAAAACAGACGATTCAATCAGTCCAAATCTGGTAAGCACAGTAACTAGAATTcatattgaaatgatttcaaaacaCCATGAAAATTACACCACGATCAATATTGTAAGTGCCAAGAGTTCGTAAGTTCGCCTTGATTTAGCAGCACGGTCTGACAACGGATATTGCCATAACACTCGTCTTAATATCAGTTCGCCTTGATTTAGCAGCACGACCTGACAATGGATATTGCCATAACACTCGTTTCAATATCAGTTCGACTTGATTCAGCAGCATGACCTGACAATGGATATTGCCATAACACtcgttttaatatcagttcGCCTTGATTTAGCAGCACGGCCTAACAACGGATATTACCATAACATTCGTTTCAATATCAGTTCGCCTTGATTAAGCAGCACGGCCTGACAACGGATATTGCCATAACATtcgttttaatatcagttcgccttgatttagcagcacggcctgacaacggatattgccataacattcgttttaatatcagttcgccttgatttagcagcacggcctgacaacggatattgccataacactctttttaatatcagttcgccttgatttagcagcacggcctgacaacggatattgccataacattcgttttaatatcagttcgccttgatttagcagcacggcctgacaacggatattgccataacattcgttttaatatcagttcgccttgatttagcagcacggcctgacaacggatattgccataacattcgttttaatatcagttcgccttgatttagcagcacggcctgacaacggatattgccataacattcgttttaatatcagttcGCCTTGATTTAGCAGCACGGCCTAACAACGGATATTGCCATAACACTCGTTTTAATATCAGTTAGTTTTGATTAAGCAGCACGGCCTTACAACGGATATTGCCATAACATtcgttttaatatcagttcGCCTTGATTAAGCAGCACGGCCTAACAACGGATATTGCCATAACATtcgttttaatatcagttcGCCTTTATTTAGCAGCACGGCCTAACAACGGATATTGCCATAACATtcgttttaatatcagttcGCCTTGATATAGGACCACGACCTGACAACGGATATTGCCATAACACTCGTTGTAATATCAGTTCGCCTTGATTTAGCAGCACGACCTGACAACGGATATTGCCATAACACtcgttttaatatcagttcgccttgatttagcagcacggcctgacaacggatattgccataacactcgttttaatatcagttcGCCTTGATTTAGCAGCACGACCTGACAACGGATATTGCCATAACAATCGTCTTAATATCAGTTCGCCTTGATTTAGCAGCACGACCTGACAACGGATATTGCCATAACACttgttttaatatcagttcgccttgatttagcagcacggcctgacaacggatattgccataacactcgttttaatatcagttcGCCTTGATTAAATAGCACGGCCTAACAACGGATATTGCCATAACATtcgttttaatatcagttcGCCTTGATTAAGCAGCACGGCCTAACAACGGATATTACCATAACATTCGTTTCAATATCAGTTCGCCTTGATTAAGCAGCACGGCCTGACAACGGATATTGCCATAACATtcgttttaatatcagttcgccttgatttagcagcacggcctgacaacggatattgccataacaatcgttttaatatcagttcgccttgatttagcagcacggcctgacaacggatattgccataacaatcgttttaatatcagttcgccttgatttagcagcacggcctgacaacggatattgccataacattcgttttaatatcagttcgccttgatttagcagcacggcctgacaacggatattgccataacattcgttttaatatcagttcgccttgatttagcagcacggcctgacaacggatattgccataacattcgttttaatatcagttcgccttgatttagcagcacggcctgacaacggatattgccataacattcgttttaatatcagttcGCCTTGATTTAGCACCACGACCTGACAACGGATATTGCCATAACACttgttttaatatcagttcgccttgatttagcagcacggcctgacaacggatattgccataacactcgttttaatatcagttcGCCTTGATTAAGTAGCACGGCCTGACAACGGATATTGCCATAACACCCGTTTTAATATCAGTTCGCCTTGATTTAGCAGCACGACCTGACAACGGATATTGCCATAACATTCTTTTTAATATCAGTTCGCCTTGATTTAGCAGCACGACCTGACAACGGATATTGCCATAACACtcgttttaatatcagttcGCCTTGATTAAGCAGCACGGCCTGACAACGGATATTGCCATAACATTCGTTTTAAAATCAGTTCACCTTGATTTAGCAGCACGGCCTGACAACGGATATTGCCATAACAAtcgttttaatatcagttcGTCTTGATTTAGCAGCACGGCCTGACAACGGATATTGCCATAACACttgttttaatatcagttgTTCGCCTTTATTTAACAGCACGACCTGACAACGGTTACACATCGGTTTGCAACATCAACCTGACAGCATAATGTAgttgttattgtattattgcatgACTGAAATACTTTATCGACATTTGTCCTTATAGCTGGTGTTTCTTAAGCTAAAGGTTAGTCAAGCTTGTATATCgattttgttgtttatcaaattGTGCAGATTGCATAACCTGCAGCAAACCACCCTGAACTGCATGTGGACTGACTCAGTTTTGTCCACTCATTGGCTCTAATTGTTCACCATAGAATGGTgctatattgtttttaaataaaacgatGATCATTCAATCCTTTAAAGACTCTGAAAGTTGCTAGGAAGAATGTTCAACAATTATTGATCGAGCTTCTATGTCTTTGTTGTGAAACTTTTCTAACCAGTAGCAATTACATAATGCTGATGGCGatggtgattgtggtgatgtTCTTTCTGACAATTGTAAGACGCTGACTAGCTGCGTGTTtatattgttgctgttgttgttgtttttgttgttagtgttgttgttattgatttattgtCAGTGTTATTGTTGCTGCTGCGGATGTTAATTATCTCACTCACTGTCTTCAGCCATTGCAagcttcatatatttttttgtgatatagaCTATTTTAGCATGTTCAAGCAGATGTTTTACGCTCTGATTTTTTTCTGggtgaaaataaatcaattaatatcaatatgAGTATGATTCGTGACACATTACGTCATAAATGATTCCTCAGACGGAAATTTTATTGTCCGATTCAGGAGTAAATCCAATCGTTTCAGCTAGATGGGTACCCACGGGTTTGATACGCGAGTAGTATTTAAGTACCCGTTATTAGACGAAAACAATAATACTATTTGACAGTTTAATTGCTACGCAAcacacaattatattaattgtgttagGGACAAAATATGTTATAGGATAACTGGTTTCTTAACGGAAGTCCTCGTGTATTTACTTATCAATGATGCGTTTCAGCGTTgtcatttgtattcattaaTGCAAAAaccaatatttacaaatgtagcCTGAAACTACATCATACCaaaccaaaatatattattgtatgtttaagaaaaactttGAATTTGTTATTAACTCAATGCTTAGAATCATAAATATAGAACAGCTCTCTCAAAACTGTATCACATTGTTATATGGGGGAATCTCCCAGTCATTAGGTATGTCCACATATGTCCGAATCGAGTTGTGGTGACGGAAGTAGAAATCTAATGACcattattcagtaaaaccaGTGGTTTTAAGTATTTGAAATGTTGGCTTGTTTTTTTCGCAGGAAATGTCCTTAGGAACAATAGTAACCGTATAATGTCAGTTGATGTGGTTTACATTCGCAACTAACAGAAATTTATTTCGGTAATGAAAGTTCCGTCAATGTGGAACGAATACGAGTATGCGCGAATGTAATGGAGAAAGCAGTTTTTCGTTTACGCCATTGTTATTGAGTTCTTATGGAATGTAccttatattctttaaaatgacTAGAAAGGCGCTTAGTTAGCAGTAGTGAAATTGGTAGTGCATCATATCgttacaaaatatgttgttgaGACGATTGGTCTGTAAGTACTGCAAACTATTGGTGAAATGCACTTACAATCTGAGAGATGCAGGTGACGGAGTGCATAAC encodes:
- the LOC128224849 gene encoding uncharacterized protein LOC128224849 isoform X1, producing MAAYRTFVTPEPQNWLKQWRAVFITRKVILPSVKTKSSHLHTDILQEASNEQTCPLDHGRISDRQQIPCRYHEKLRNEIKAIHKRKKPSWGNASTDKWRDSFPIAKLFMQSAGYDDKSSFDEIDFNGLAAFMYNCGKYTHTVETLSDEARKFVSKIRHMPDLCSKALTDQATTECIDSMLALLNDPDFQGDPEILEAIKQLDELKTKSIDPYSELLKYIIEDTTIRGVQEITKYASSKEGKYSERASEIKGDIEKLSDLLMSSIEEQGESIIYDIMETSKKSLAQLDSCVINAKNILIEATEEGIFKLTDTAEKAITHGIDELKETTLDAKRGLEIKTGRGIQTLEDSTVAGRDELIKTTICGTVELKDTFERAKNDMSEFIGCEKQKIIYEREEQRESKLKKAKSDLHQQLLNYYQATSVTMNVRLDIDAAVEDIYEKPKLILKNRKDKDGKMEDKEISEMNDMFLSENGTMAKTVFVVGEPGRGKSSLCKKIVHRWCELKKDGNEKTKKDNLLSQFGFLFYIRLREAADQCKIKDMILLCLIERIHSDDKESSELLTEILKSECCLLLLDGLDEWTHCSKCNRDERIPHVEASWMNCTTLITTRPYKLAELKLNPSQRGNHMQLEGVKSPEKLVSRILKELEKYGGKRPHTCVEDLKMKGLWHFKDDPIVLVHIVWLWFRDHLNVNMCLSEVYKKIIEERWAEMNDKKKMEENELPEEFLDSLSKLAFNKLFSANEDESIVFCIAKDQLERKCHQSSLESGIMSCSSKIGERLPFYQFLHKSLQEYLSALYLAKGSKSDLLKHCQHVQEVYRKYRREGVLSMRQVFLFLCSMDINASKVFSKSLNELLTDQFERNGFSDKETIAFQDMILQGYEEAERGGHAGAEFCLQHVGIVDYWPFDKNIRHRHTQHETILNHCLDKKNTLVTLYISGKCDLPSALQGKNHASVLDLEIYKNLKFVVLDNVPYRDINKLNWNGLKECKIQFNSFIQPAEKLISSFMSSDVSCLKRLSMKWIGWEHEAQKTFSKLRHIEHLDVTWNKTLPKNSKFDLDLRYLEKLNYLVLDGLAFSDVFIPHRLNLHKLKVSFSTQKRAPRLMAALLAKTDDSISPNLDGPLSTLTNVKLGNMIISEGTFRRLVSIVIHSGHSVHCTLNDCTIEPEEDVRQLQLEMENQSALQMVALQPVSADYTTHITIEVTTMSAGTFRRLISIVIQSGHSVNCELESCILEPDEDVRQLQVEMENQSALQMVALQPVSADYTTHITIIETIMSAGTFRRLVSIVIQSGHSVNCKLGGCEIEPDEDVRQLQVEMENQSALQMVALQPVSADYTTHITINGTTMSAGTFRRLVSIVIQSGHSVNCKLGGCEIEPDEDVRQLQVEMENQSALQMVALQPVSADYTTHITINGTTMSAGTFRRFVSIVIQSGHSVNCKLERCRIKPEEDVRQLLVEMMNQSAVKLVRPFQVGVFHDWSVEFNVNASAEPDESLQAFGINSPTSAVSTEPELSVQASVSSAPCSVAPTEPEVSLQGSGGNSPCFVASVEPELSVQASRGHAPCSVASTEPEVSLQASGANFPCSTSSEKAKLTRFQKVRRFFKNLGSKKSK
- the LOC128224849 gene encoding uncharacterized protein LOC128224849 isoform X2, producing the protein MAAYRTFVTPEPQNWLKQWRAVFITRKVILPSVKTKSSHLHTDILQEASNEQTCPLDHGRISDRQQIPCRYHEKLRNEIKAIHKRKKPSWGNASTDKWRDSFPIAKLFMQSAGYDDKSSFDEIDFNGLAAFMYNCGKYTHTVETLSDEARKFVSKIRHMPDLCSKALTDQATTECIDSMLALLNDPDFQGDPEILEAIKQLDELKTKSIDPYSELLKYIIEDTTIRGVQEITKYASSKEGKYSERASEIKGDIEKLSDLLMSSIEEQGESIIYDIMETSKKSLAQLDSCVINAKNILIEATEEGIFKLTDTAEKAITHGIDELKETTLDAKRGLEIKTGRGIQTLEDSTVAGRDELIKTTICGTVELKDTFERAKNDMSEFIGCEKQKIIYEREEQRESKLKKAKSDLHQQLLNYYQATSVTMNVRLDIDAAVEDIYEKPKLILKNRKDKDGKMEDKEISEMNDMFLSENGTMAKTVFVVGEPGRGKSSLCKKIVHRWCELKKDGNEKTKKDNLLSQFGFLFYIRLREAADQCKIKDMILLCLIERIHSDDKESSELLTEILKSECCLLLLDGLDEWTHCSKCNRDERIPHVEASWMNCTTLITTRPYKLAELKLNPSQRGNHMQLEGVKSPEKLVSRILKELEKYGGKRPHTCVEDLKMKGLWHFKDDPIVLVHIVWLWFRDHLNVNMCLSEVYKKIIEERWAEMNDKKKMEENELPEEFLDSLSKLAFNKLFSANEDESIVFCIAKDQLERKCHQSSLESGIMSCSSKIGERLPFYQFLHKSLQEYLSALYLAKGSKSDLLKHCQHVQEVYRKYRREGVLSMRQVFLFLCSMDINASKVFSKSLNELLTDQFERNGFSDKETIAFQDMILQGYEEAERGGHAGAEFCLQHVGIVDYWPFDKNIRHRHTQHETILNHCLDKKNTLVTLYISGKCDLPSALQGKNHASVLDLEIYKNLKFVVLDNVPYRDINKLNWNGLKECKIQFNSFIQPAEKLISSFMSSDVSCLKRLSMKWIGWEHEAQKTFSKLRHIEHLDVTWNKTLPKNSKFDLDLRYLEKLNYLVLDGLAFSDVFIPHRLNLHKLKVSFSTQKRAPRLMAALLAKTDDSISPNLDGPLSTLTNVKLGNMIISEGTFRRLVSIVIHSGHSVHCTLNDCTIEPEEDVRQLQLEMENQSALQMVALQPVSADYTTHITIEVTTMSAGTFRRLISIVIQSGHSVNCELESCILEPDEDVRQLQVEMENQSALQMVALQPVSADYTTHITIIETIMSAGTFRRLVSIVIQSGHSVNCKLGGCEIEPDEDVRQLQVEMENQSALQMVALQPVSADYTTHITINGTTMSAGTFRRLVSIVIQSGHSVNCKLGGCEIEPDEDVRQLQVEMENQSALQMVALQPVSADYTTHITINGTTMSAGTFRRFVSIVIQSGHSVNCKLERCRIKPEEDVRQLLVEMMNQSAVKLVRPFQVGVFHDWSVEFNVNASAEPDESLQAFGINSPTSAGSEKAKLTRFQKVRRFFKNLGSKKSK